Sequence from the Penaeus vannamei isolate JL-2024 chromosome 41, ASM4276789v1, whole genome shotgun sequence genome:
aacaaaactacagagaACAGTACAAATAGCTAGCATCAATGGATTAATTTTAAAATTTACTATTATCAAATCACTGGAAAGTCACCATTTTTATGTCATGAAACTATCTGACAGTAAACAATAAATTAAGTACAGCTCAACAACATTCATACTCTTCACAGTTATGGAAGACAAGAAAAGTTACATAAAAGTACCTTTACTAAAAATTAATATTGCAATCTGCCCCAAGAACACAATATAAAGAACACAACAGCACTATATAATGTTAATTCATGGTTCATATTTATTGTGGATGTGAACGCAACAATAGCAGGAAAAATGACACAATTATAGGCAAATATACCAATCAATTTGCTGCAGCAAACAATGGACAATGGAAAGAggtatttccttcattttcccttttttttacaagTCAGATCTTTGATATGTACTTATAATAATATTTCTGACAGATATTCTTATAatagaaacataaatatacaacAGCTACCAAAAAGGCACAGCTCTATCACAAAGACATCTGCTTATGCTGTAAGCTGGTATTGAGTCATAAGTCTTATATACATATTAGAAGTATTATACAAAGAGCAAATTGATCACAGTCTccatcataaaaaatatacagtTTGTCAATCAATTTCATATTTGTCATTAAtttcctattatatatatatatatgtatacatattcattaagaATATAATTTCATTACTACGGATTTCAGCCTAAAACACAGTCTATGAACTCTGAACTGTCTGTTCGTCTTTCTCTTGAAAAGATTCACTAAGAACAGCTACTTTCTGTGGTGGAACATTTGGGGCACTGGCAGCATTTGCAGCCTTGGCCTCTTTCAAGATCCTTTCAGCACCTTGTTCCAACAATGCAGTGGCCAGATCTACTCCAAGTCCATGTGCTTTTATCATGCTCTCAGCATACTTTGGATGGGGCACAATGCCACAAAGAGTAAGGGAGGTCTTTGCCATTTTTGCAGGAGGTTGCATGCCATCAGTGGAATCAGCTGCCTGAAGTGACACTGACTGGGTTTTGAGGAGTTCCTCTGATCCGTCCAGACTCCAGACTCCACCTTTCAGCTCAATGCTGTCATCTGTCATCTGGAAATGTCCCaaatatgatcatgattatcttaAATATACCCttcaaaaataataccaatatttgGAGGATATAAAGGTCACCATTTATAATTTCCTTACCCTCAGGAGCAAAGATTatgtactcaaaaaaaaaaaaattataaaataaaataataataataataaaaataataataaaaaaatatatataaaataataaataaataaataaataaataaataaataataaataaataaattagcctTACTTTTGTATGAGCTGCCACAGGCGCAGAGCAACCACCCTCTAATGTCCTCATGAAGGCCCTCTCAGCTGTGGTAGCAATCATTGTCTGGGTGTGACAAAGTTGGCCTAGCAGTTCTATCGTGTTGGTGTCTCCTTCTCGGCACTCCACAGCAAGTGCTCCCTGACCCACCGCATACATGCACAGGTCATCATCAAGATACTTTAAAGAAATTAACAAAAGAAGTCAATtgatttattatctttctcaACTTAGAAAAAGAGTAAATCATTCCAgtataggaaaataaataatgaagtaCCCAAATGATCTATTACTCTTCTCTACCAAGTTGTATAAAAAACAAGTTGAagtaaaaagtagaaagaaaagactatactaaaatctaaaaaagaaaattttactTCCAACCTTAAATTCAATCACAGTTAGCATATTACCTGAGAAATTCTGTCTTTCCATCCCATCCTAACCACTCCTGCAACAGCCAGGATCAAAGCTGCATAGTCATCCGCTTCATCAAGTTTCCGTAATCGTGTGTTCAGGTTCCCTCTTACACTCTCAAATTTGAGATTAGgaaatcgtctcttgagctgagCACCTCGCCGTAAAGAGCTGGTTCCTATAGAAGATGAATTGTTGTTAAAAATAGTTCTTCGAAAGCCATGCTAAGAAAACaaatgtaataattataaaaatattacaagTAATTGGTTTGTTACTGCCTAGTCTTCTATTCAGTCTTTAACATTCAcatttactactactgataattgATCTTCATGAGGATTATTTAAAGCATAAAAAcacaattaacaaataaacatatctaATATAGCATACTGTCCCTAAAGTTCTTAATGATATACATCATACTCTTGTATCAGACTCCTGCTGGCTTGTAAAACCATTAAAATGAGATCACATGAATACCCTACAacatttatctaaaaaaaaaaata
This genomic interval carries:
- the Hmbs gene encoding porphobilinogen deaminase, which translates into the protein MEANGNGHNQESSVMRIGSRDSELALKQTYMVRDSLQKIHPDMKFEIVTMKTKGDKILNVALSKIGSKSLFTKELEIALEEGTVDIVVHSLKDLPTTLPDGMVIGAICEREDPRDAVIMHPKYSECKLASLPKDSVIGTSSLRRGAQLKRRFPNLKFESVRGNLNTRLRKLDEADDYAALILAVAGVVRMGWKDRISQYLDDDLCMYAVGQGALAVECREGDTNTIELLGQLCHTQTMIATTAERAFMRTLEGGCSAPVAAHTKMTDDSIELKGGVWSLDGSEELLKTQSVSLQAADSTDGMQPPAKMAKTSLTLCGIVPHPKYAESMIKAHGLGVDLATALLEQGAERILKEAKAANAASAPNVPPQKVAVLSESFQEKDEQTVQSS